In a single window of the Melissococcus plutonius ATCC 35311 genome:
- a CDS encoding acetyl-CoA carboxylase biotin carboxylase subunit, whose amino-acid sequence MFSKILIANRGEIAVRVIRACHELGIQTVAVYSEADKEALHTQLADEAICIGSAKAADSYLNVQNILSAAILTNAQAIHPGFGFLSENSQFASMCEECNITFIGPKAETIDAMGNKTNARRLMIEADVPVTPGSKGTIHSTEEALKVAKDIGYPVMLKAAEGGGGKGIRRIYSEEDLIQHFPAAQQEARVSFDNDDMYLEKIIYPARHIEVQILGDKYGNVIHLGERDCSLQRNNQKVLEESPSPIISQKEREILGKTAVKAAKAVHYGSTGTIEFLMDTDKNFYFMEMNTRIQVEHPVTEMVTGVDLVKEQIKIAAGEKLSYKQKDIHLTGHAIECRINAENPAFNFAPSPGTIHNLFLPSGGLGLRVESAVYSGYTIPPYYDSMIAKIIVHGKDRLEALMKMQRALNEIITEGIITNAEFQLDLIAHPDVLASNYTTSFLQETFLPGWTAESTSQKE is encoded by the coding sequence ATGTTTTCAAAAATTTTAATAGCAAATCGTGGTGAAATTGCTGTTCGGGTGATTCGTGCTTGTCATGAGCTTGGCATTCAGACAGTTGCTGTCTATTCAGAAGCAGATAAAGAAGCACTACATACACAACTTGCAGATGAAGCAATTTGTATTGGTTCAGCAAAAGCAGCTGATTCATACCTTAATGTACAAAATATATTAAGCGCGGCCATACTTACAAATGCACAAGCTATTCACCCAGGTTTTGGTTTTTTATCTGAAAATAGCCAGTTTGCTTCTATGTGTGAAGAATGTAATATTACATTTATTGGACCAAAAGCTGAAACGATCGATGCTATGGGCAATAAAACAAATGCAAGACGGTTAATGATAGAAGCAGATGTGCCGGTAACTCCTGGAAGCAAAGGAACCATTCATTCAACTGAAGAAGCACTCAAGGTGGCAAAAGATATTGGATATCCAGTGATGTTAAAAGCAGCTGAGGGAGGTGGAGGCAAGGGTATTCGTCGAATCTATTCAGAAGAAGATCTTATCCAGCATTTTCCAGCTGCACAGCAAGAAGCAAGAGTATCTTTTGATAATGATGATATGTATTTAGAAAAGATCATTTATCCAGCTAGACATATAGAAGTTCAAATTTTAGGGGACAAGTATGGCAATGTCATTCATCTCGGTGAAAGAGATTGTTCTTTACAACGGAATAATCAAAAAGTACTTGAAGAGTCACCTTCACCTATCATCTCTCAGAAAGAGCGAGAAATTTTAGGGAAAACAGCAGTTAAAGCAGCAAAAGCTGTTCACTATGGAAGTACTGGCACGATTGAATTTTTGATGGATACTGATAAAAATTTTTATTTTATGGAAATGAACACACGTATCCAAGTTGAACATCCGGTAACTGAAATGGTTACAGGAGTTGATTTAGTAAAAGAACAAATAAAAATAGCGGCTGGTGAAAAATTATCATATAAACAAAAAGATATTCATTTAACAGGGCATGCTATTGAATGCCGGATTAATGCAGAAAACCCAGCATTTAACTTTGCTCCCTCTCCAGGAACAATTCATAATTTATTTCTTCCAAGTGGCGGTTTAGGTTTAAGGGTAGAAAGTGCTGTTTATTCTGGTTATACTATTCCACCTTATTATGATTCAATGATTGCAAAAATAATCGTTCATGGAAAAGATCGATTAGAAGCCTTAATGAAGATGCAACGAGCATTGAATGAAATTATTACAGAGGGAATTATTACAAATGCTGAATTTCAGTTAGATTTAATCGCTCATCCAGATGTTTTAGCTAGCAATTATACAACAAGTTTTTTACAAGAGACTTTTCTACCCGGCTGGACAGCGGAAAGTACTAGTCAAAAGGAGTAA
- the accD gene encoding acetyl-CoA carboxylase, carboxyltransferase subunit beta, translating into MALFKKKKYIRINPEHSSKKQESHKKPSVPDNMWAKCPNCKRTLYTKNIGEEKICPHCSYSFRIGAWERISLTVDEGSFEEWDNEVITKDPLEFPGYLDKIQKIQEKTDLSEAVLTGTALIDEQKIAIGVMDSNFIMGSMGTVVGEKITRLFEKSTKEKLPVILFTASGGARMQEGIFSLMQMAKVSSALQRHNRAGLLYITVLTDPTTGGVTASFAMDGDIILAEPQSLIGFAGRRVIEQTIHQELPEDFQKAEFLLKHGFIDRIVPRNQMKQQLSQLIHMHSMKGWLDEKEND; encoded by the coding sequence ATGGCATTGTTTAAAAAGAAAAAGTATATTCGAATTAATCCAGAGCACTCGTCAAAAAAACAAGAATCTCATAAAAAACCGTCTGTTCCAGATAATATGTGGGCTAAATGTCCGAATTGTAAACGAACATTGTATACTAAAAATATAGGTGAAGAAAAAATCTGTCCTCATTGTAGTTATAGTTTTCGTATTGGTGCTTGGGAGAGAATTTCCTTAACTGTTGATGAAGGAAGCTTTGAAGAATGGGATAATGAGGTTATAACAAAAGATCCATTGGAATTTCCTGGATATTTGGATAAAATTCAAAAAATACAAGAAAAAACGGATCTTTCGGAAGCTGTTTTAACTGGAACAGCATTAATTGATGAACAAAAAATAGCTATTGGTGTAATGGATTCAAACTTTATTATGGGAAGTATGGGAACAGTTGTTGGTGAAAAAATAACACGTCTTTTCGAGAAAAGCACAAAAGAAAAATTGCCAGTAATTCTATTTACAGCTTCTGGTGGTGCTAGAATGCAAGAAGGCATTTTCTCACTGATGCAGATGGCAAAAGTTTCAAGTGCCTTACAACGTCACAATCGAGCTGGATTGTTATATATTACAGTATTGACTGATCCAACTACAGGTGGCGTAACAGCAAGTTTTGCGATGGATGGTGATATTATTTTGGCAGAGCCACAAAGTTTAATTGGTTTTGCTGGACGACGAGTAATTGAACAGACCATTCATCAAGAATTACCAGAAGATTTTCAAAAAGCTGAATTCCTTTTAAAGCATGGATTTATTGATCGAATTGTACCTAGAAATCAAATGAAACAACAGTTAAGTCAACTTATTCATATGCATAGTATGAAAGGATGGTTGGATGAAAAAGAAAACGATTAA
- a CDS encoding acetyl-CoA carboxylase carboxyl transferase subunit alpha encodes MKKKTINEILTIARSQDRYTTIEYIESIFDDFIELHGDRHFADDAAIVGGIATLQNKPVTVIGIQKGRDLTENIERNFGSPHPEGYRKAMRLMKQAEKFHRPIVTFINTAGAYCGVDAEERGEGEAIARNLAEMSDLKVPIIAIIIGEGGSGGALALAVADEVWMLEHSIYAILSPEGFASILWKDVNRSIEAAELMKITANELKELEVIDKVIPETFNGELMEQNKINRILQKSLVHKLEKLSELDTDELLENRYQRFRKF; translated from the coding sequence ATGAAAAAGAAAACGATTAATGAAATTTTAACCATTGCTAGATCGCAAGATCGTTATACAACCATTGAATATATTGAGTCAATTTTTGATGATTTCATTGAATTACATGGTGATCGTCATTTTGCAGACGATGCTGCAATCGTTGGCGGTATTGCTACCTTGCAAAATAAGCCTGTAACTGTGATTGGTATTCAAAAAGGACGCGATTTAACTGAAAATATAGAGCGTAATTTTGGTTCACCTCATCCGGAAGGCTATCGAAAAGCAATGCGTTTAATGAAGCAAGCCGAAAAATTCCATCGTCCGATCGTTACTTTTATCAATACTGCCGGTGCTTATTGTGGTGTTGATGCTGAAGAACGTGGTGAAGGAGAAGCAATTGCTAGGAATTTAGCTGAAATGTCAGATTTAAAGGTACCTATTATTGCTATTATTATTGGTGAAGGAGGTAGTGGAGGAGCTTTAGCTCTTGCAGTTGCTGATGAAGTATGGATGTTGGAACACTCCATCTATGCTATTCTTTCACCAGAAGGGTTTGCATCAATTTTATGGAAAGATGTAAATCGATCAATTGAGGCAGCTGAATTGATGAAAATTACTGCCAATGAATTAAAAGAGTTAGAAGTAATTGATAAGGTAATTCCAGAAACTTTTAATGGTGAATTGATGGAACAAAATAAAATTAATCGAATTTTACAGAAATCTCTTGTTCATAAATTAGAAAAATTATCTGAATTAGACACAGATGAACTTTTGGAAAATCGTTATCAGCGTTTTAGAAAATTTTAG
- a CDS encoding YqeG family HAD IIIA-type phosphatase, translated as MFSKYKPTWMVNAIYEITPAQLKQLGIKAILTDLDNTLIAWDNLDGTEELLAWINEMKEAEMPILVISNNTSSRVKRVVENLSLDYVARALKPTTHGFKVAQKKLNMKPEELVMVGDQIMTDIRGANAAGIRSILVQPIVNTDNWNTKINRFFERKIMNYLTKKDPDMIWKGGLK; from the coding sequence ATGTTTTCAAAATATAAACCGACTTGGATGGTAAACGCAATTTATGAAATTACACCTGCACAGTTAAAGCAATTGGGAATTAAAGCTATTTTAACAGATTTAGATAATACGTTAATTGCTTGGGACAATTTAGATGGAACAGAAGAATTGCTAGCTTGGATTAATGAAATGAAAGAAGCCGAAATGCCAATTTTAGTTATTTCAAATAATACATCTAGTCGAGTAAAACGTGTCGTTGAAAATCTCAGTTTAGATTATGTTGCAAGAGCATTAAAGCCGACAACACATGGTTTTAAGGTTGCTCAAAAAAAATTAAATATGAAGCCAGAAGAGTTAGTCATGGTGGGTGATCAGATTATGACAGACATTCGTGGTGCAAATGCGGCTGGTATTCGTAGCATTCTCGTTCAGCCTATTGTTAATACAGATAATTGGAATACAAAGATTAATCGGTTTTTCGAACGAAAAATAATGAATTATTTAACTAAGAAAGATCCTGATATGATTTGGAAAGGTGGTTTGAAATGA
- the yqeH gene encoding ribosome biogenesis GTPase YqeH: MNDQIQCIGCGAIIQTETPKKLGYLPKSAYEKGKEKQEIYCQRCFRLRHYNEIQSVDLTNDDFLRLLNELNKEDALIINLVDIFDFDGSLISSLSRFVGNNPILLIGNKRDILPKSLKKHKLIKWMKERAYDEGLRPIDIQLISAKNPSEIVELLETIEYYRNGRDVYIVGVTNVGKSTLINQIIKQTSGEEEVITTSQFPGTTLDKIKIPLADGQFLIDTPGIIHHYQMAHYLGKKELKKIMPKKEIKPKIYQLNAGQTLFFGGMARFDFIMGDRNSFIAYLANGLTIHRTKMANADAFYEKHLGGLLEPPNQKEVADFPELVRYEFSIKEKSDIVFSGLGWITVTSPGIVAGWAPKGVSVLKRKALI, encoded by the coding sequence ATGAACGATCAAATTCAATGTATTGGTTGTGGAGCAATTATTCAAACGGAAACACCAAAAAAATTAGGTTATTTACCAAAATCAGCCTATGAAAAAGGAAAAGAAAAGCAAGAGATATACTGTCAACGTTGTTTTCGCTTAAGACATTATAATGAAATTCAGTCAGTAGATTTAACAAACGATGACTTCTTACGTTTATTAAATGAACTGAATAAAGAAGATGCTTTAATTATCAATTTAGTGGATATTTTTGATTTTGATGGTTCACTGATTTCTAGTTTATCACGTTTTGTTGGAAATAACCCAATTTTATTGATTGGAAACAAACGAGATATTTTACCAAAATCACTGAAAAAACACAAACTCATAAAATGGATGAAAGAACGTGCCTATGATGAGGGGCTACGACCAATTGATATTCAGTTAATAAGCGCAAAAAATCCATCTGAAATAGTTGAGCTTTTAGAAACAATCGAGTATTATCGAAATGGAAGAGATGTCTATATTGTTGGTGTGACAAATGTAGGTAAATCTACGTTGATTAATCAAATTATTAAGCAAACATCTGGAGAGGAAGAGGTCATTACAACTTCACAATTTCCAGGTACTACGTTAGATAAAATTAAAATTCCGTTGGCAGATGGCCAATTTTTGATTGATACACCGGGCATTATTCATCATTATCAAATGGCTCACTATTTAGGAAAAAAAGAATTAAAGAAAATCATGCCTAAAAAAGAAATTAAACCTAAAATTTATCAATTGAATGCAGGACAAACCTTATTTTTTGGTGGAATGGCACGTTTTGATTTTATTATGGGTGATAGAAATTCATTTATTGCTTATTTGGCAAACGGCCTAACCATTCATCGTACAAAAATGGCAAATGCAGATGCCTTTTATGAAAAACACTTAGGTGGATTACTTGAACCACCTAATCAAAAAGAAGTTGCTGATTTTCCAGAACTTGTTCGCTATGAATTTTCTATTAAAGAAAAATCAGATATTGTTTTTTCAGGACTTGGTTGGATTACTGTTACCTCACCGGGAATTGTTGCTGGTTGGGCGCCTAAGGGTGTTTCTGTTTTGAAGCGAAAAGCATTGATTTGA
- the yhbY gene encoding ribosome assembly RNA-binding protein YhbY → MELRGKQKRFLRSNANHLQPIFQIGKGGLNKEMINQMNEALEKKELIKISLLQNTNEITEDVAQTLEASINCNVVQIIGRVLVLFKPSTKEKYQNLSRKVSSL, encoded by the coding sequence ATGGAACTTAGAGGAAAACAAAAACGCTTTTTAAGAAGTAATGCGAATCATCTACAACCAATTTTTCAAATTGGCAAAGGTGGTTTGAATAAAGAAATGATAAATCAAATGAATGAAGCATTGGAAAAGAAAGAACTTATTAAAATAAGCTTATTACAGAATACAAATGAAATAACTGAAGACGTAGCACAAACCTTAGAAGCTAGTATAAATTGTAATGTAGTTCAGATTATTGGCCGTGTGTTAGTTTTATTTAAACCATCAACAAAGGAAAAATATCAAAATCTATCTCGTAAAGTCAGCAGTCTTTAA
- a CDS encoding nicotinate-nucleotide adenylyltransferase, with the protein MQPRAKNSIETNVLVKEKSETSQKRKQIGILGGNFNPVHIAHLMIADQVRHQLGLDKVYLLPSYLPPHVDEKKTIDSRHRLAMLALATKSNPFLEVEPIELLRKEKSYTYDTMKCLTERNPEIDYYFIIGGDMVEYLPKWHRIDELISLVQFVGIERPHYIKQTPYPVIWVDTPQLEISSTMIRKKIKDGCSIRYLLPDLVMDYIEEKGLYLDELD; encoded by the coding sequence ATGCAGCCAAGAGCTAAAAATTCCATCGAAACTAATGTTTTAGTCAAAGAAAAATCAGAAACTTCTCAAAAACGAAAACAAATAGGAATTCTAGGTGGTAATTTTAATCCTGTTCATATTGCTCATTTAATGATCGCAGATCAAGTCCGACACCAACTTGGATTAGATAAAGTTTATTTGTTGCCTTCTTATTTACCTCCACATGTTGATGAAAAAAAGACAATTGACAGTAGGCATCGCTTGGCAATGCTTGCACTTGCAACTAAAAGTAATCCATTTTTAGAGGTGGAACCGATAGAATTGCTTCGTAAGGAAAAGAGTTATACATACGATACAATGAAGTGTCTGACAGAAAGAAACCCAGAGATAGATTATTATTTTATTATTGGTGGTGATATGGTAGAATATTTACCAAAATGGCATAGAATTGATGAATTAATCTCACTCGTGCAATTTGTAGGTATTGAAAGACCACATTATATAAAGCAAACACCATATCCAGTCATTTGGGTAGACACACCTCAGCTAGAAATTAGTTCAACCATGATTCGAAAGAAGATTAAAGATGGCTGCTCTATTCGTTATCTTTTGCCTGATCTTGTGATGGATTATATTGAGGAGAAAGGACTCTATTTAGATGAGCTGGACTGA
- the yqeK gene encoding bis(5'-nucleosyl)-tetraphosphatase (symmetrical) YqeK, with protein sequence MSWTETYTIEQRDDLIQKIQKSLSEKRLKHVLRVEQSALALAEKYGVSKKKASIAALVHDYAKERPDDDFRKIIKQENLSPELLNYGNEIWHGAVGIFIIRQELEIEDKEILEAVRLHTTGAAKMSTLDKIIYVADYIEEGRSFPGVEEARTIAFIDLDEAVAYEAKQTLIHLIENERKVYPKSLETYNEWVVKYKNRRELP encoded by the coding sequence ATGAGCTGGACTGAAACTTATACAATCGAACAACGTGATGATCTAATTCAAAAAATACAAAAAAGTTTAAGTGAAAAACGTTTAAAACATGTATTGAGAGTTGAACAATCTGCTTTGGCTTTAGCTGAAAAATACGGTGTATCTAAGAAAAAAGCAAGCATTGCTGCACTTGTTCATGATTATGCAAAAGAAAGACCAGATGATGATTTTAGAAAAATTATCAAACAAGAAAACTTAAGTCCTGAATTATTAAATTATGGCAATGAAATTTGGCATGGTGCTGTTGGAATTTTCATCATTCGTCAAGAACTTGAGATTGAAGATAAAGAGATTTTAGAAGCAGTTCGTTTACATACAACTGGTGCTGCTAAGATGAGTACATTAGATAAAATTATCTATGTTGCTGATTACATTGAAGAGGGACGTTCGTTTCCAGGAGTAGAGGAAGCACGTACCATCGCTTTTATAGATTTAGACGAGGCGGTTGCTTATGAAGCAAAGCAGACACTTATCCATTTGATTGAAAACGAACGGAAAGTTTACCCTAAATCACTTGAAACTTATAATGAATGGGTTGTAAAGTATAAAAATAGGAGGGAATTACCATAA
- the rsfS gene encoding ribosome silencing factor, which translates to MLEIAVKAADSKKAQNIVALDVRKISFLADYFVICQASNERQINAIVDEVVEQEEKNQVEIKRIEGKDSKKWILIDLGDVVVHVFQDSEREFYNLEKLWSDAPSVDLDGWLKDGL; encoded by the coding sequence ATTTTAGAAATTGCTGTTAAGGCAGCAGATTCAAAAAAAGCACAGAACATTGTTGCATTAGACGTAAGAAAAATTTCTTTTTTGGCAGATTATTTTGTGATCTGTCAAGCAAGTAATGAACGTCAAATTAATGCAATTGTGGATGAGGTAGTAGAACAAGAAGAAAAAAATCAAGTAGAAATAAAACGAATAGAAGGAAAAGATAGCAAGAAATGGATTTTAATTGATCTAGGGGATGTAGTTGTCCATGTTTTTCAAGATTCAGAACGTGAATTTTATAATTTAGAAAAATTATGGTCTGATGCACCAAGCGTTGATCTTGATGGATGGCTAAAAGATGGCTTATGA